The genome window CGCTGCCGGAGATGAGTTCATCGAGAACCCAACGGTCCCCGGCGAGGCGGGCGAAGACGGGGCGGGGGCGGTCGGCGTCGAGGAGGACGACTTGGGTGGCGCCTTCCGTGGCGGGAAGTTCGACCCGGGCGGCGATGGTTTGGGGGAGCGTGAGGGTCAGGCGGAAGTTGGGTTGGCGTTCCCAGGCGACCTCGATTGGACCACGCGGGGTGGGGACCTTGCCGGCGGCGTACCGCAGATGGGCGGGATGGGGTCGGATGCGGGCGAGGGTCCATCCGGGCTGCAGGGGTTCGACTCCCAGGACGAAGCGGGGGAGGAGGTTGGCCGGCGCGGCACCCCAGGGATGATTCCAGTCCTGGTTGGGTTTGTATACCTGGTCCCAGGCTTCCCAGGTGATGGTGGTGCCGCTGTCAACCATGTGTTTCCAGCTGCGGTCGCCATCGGCGGTCATGAGAGCCAGGGCATGGTGGGCGGCTCCTTGTTGGAAAAGGCCTTCGAGCAGGTACTGGGCAGCAAAGACCGAACAGGCCACGCCGCGTCGTGCCAGCCAGGCGGTGACCGCGGGGCGGGCCGGTTTGGGGACAAGGTCGAAGGCGAGGGGAAAGAGGTTTGCGTGGAGAGAGGTGTGATCGGTATCCAGGCCGTCCCGGAAGAGCGCGCGATCGGGATCCCAGAGTTGGTTGAGGAAGGCTGCGCGGGCGGATTGTTCGCGGGCGGCGTAGTCGGCGGCTTCGCCGGGCTTTTCGAGGGCGGCGGCGAGATCAGACATCCGGGCCAAGGCGCGCAGGTGAGTGGCGTTGACGACGGTGTTGAGGGCGGTGAAGACGTAGCCGTCGCGTTCGCCGGGGGGCCAGTCCACAAGGTCGAGACGCCGGAGGGCGTTGGGGCCGCTGTCGATCAGGCCATCGGGTCGGGTACGGAAGGCGAGGAGGCGGTCCTTGAGGTTCTCGTACCGGGCGGCGAGCCAGGTGCGATCGCCGGTGTGCATCCAGTCGGCATGGGCGATGAAGATCATGTAGGAGGCCCATTCGGTGGGCCAG of Verrucomicrobiia bacterium contains these proteins:
- a CDS encoding family 78 glycoside hydrolase catalytic domain; this translates as MAIDPPRHAVRLQGEAAQQPDPQPRVHLVPQEPARITRLTTNLHLVDFERVAYGNLLLTPSDTRTHAVTLHFGEALADGRVLRTPPGSVRYARMAVTLEAGRPRIAAPPPDRRNTEVDSPRHPPAVLTPSDWGVVLPFRWVEVEGWPGDLQPTAVIRRAAFSRTWDDSAAAFHCSDDLLNRIWDLCRYSIKATTFAGIYVDGDRERIAYEADAHVNQLSHYATDPDFQMARDTFDWLMKHPTWPTEWASYMIFIAHADWMHTGDRTWLAARYENLKDRLLAFRTRPDGLIDSGPNALRRLDLVDWPPGERDGYVFTALNTVVNATHLRALARMSDLAAALEKPGEAADYAAREQSARAAFLNQLWDPDRALFRDGLDTDHTSLHANLFPLAFDLVPKPARPAVTAWLARRGVACSVFAAQYLLEGLFQQGAAHHALALMTADGDRSWKHMVDSGTTITWEAWDQVYKPNQDWNHPWGAAPANLLPRFVLGVEPLQPGWTLARIRPHPAHLRYAAGKVPTPRGPIEVAWERQPNFRLTLTLPQTIAARVELPATEGATQVVLLDADRPRPVFARLAGDRWVLDELISGSATFEIR